One genomic region from Clostridium saccharobutylicum DSM 13864 encodes:
- a CDS encoding ABC transporter ATP-binding protein — MIEFKNVRKQFNNKTILNDISFNIARGELVAIIGGSGCGKTTTLKMINRLINPSSGQILIDGEDIKYKDIIELRRNIGYVIQQTGLFPHMTVRENIEIIPHVKKMNEKNIKKRTYELMEMVGLNSEEYLDRYPTELSGGQQQRIGVARAFATNPEIILMDEPFSALDPITRIQLQDELIELQEKLKRTIVFVTHDMDEAIKIADKICIMHSGNVIQYDTPENILKNPCNDFVSEFIGKNRIWSSPEFIRAKDIMIENPITCFKNTSLLRCMKKMRSSKVDSLMVVDKLNYLLGTVTAKQIQNKLDRNILVEDIMNNNFIKTNPDDTIIDILQLVKENKIAQIPVVSGNGMLKGIITKSSLVTTLSGQFLDTEEVQ, encoded by the coding sequence ATGATAGAATTTAAGAATGTACGAAAACAATTTAATAATAAAACTATATTAAATGATATATCTTTTAATATAGCTAGAGGAGAATTAGTTGCTATAATAGGTGGAAGTGGGTGTGGAAAGACCACTACTCTAAAAATGATAAATCGTCTTATAAATCCATCTTCAGGTCAAATTTTAATTGATGGAGAGGATATTAAATATAAGGATATTATAGAATTAAGGAGAAATATTGGTTATGTAATTCAGCAGACAGGTTTATTTCCACATATGACAGTCAGAGAAAATATTGAAATAATTCCTCATGTAAAAAAAATGAACGAAAAGAATATAAAGAAAAGAACTTATGAACTTATGGAGATGGTGGGTTTAAATAGTGAAGAATATTTGGATCGTTATCCAACTGAATTAAGTGGAGGACAGCAGCAGAGAATTGGAGTAGCAAGGGCGTTCGCAACAAATCCTGAAATAATTTTAATGGATGAACCTTTTAGTGCACTTGATCCTATAACACGTATACAACTTCAAGATGAGTTAATTGAGTTGCAAGAGAAATTGAAGAGGACTATTGTATTTGTAACTCATGATATGGATGAAGCAATAAAAATAGCAGATAAGATATGTATAATGCATAGTGGAAATGTTATTCAATATGATACTCCAGAAAATATTCTAAAGAATCCATGCAATGATTTTGTAAGTGAATTTATAGGCAAAAATAGAATATGGTCTTCACCAGAATTTATACGAGCTAAAGATATTATGATTGAAAATCCAATTACTTGCTTTAAGAATACATCATTATTGAGATGTATGAAAAAAATGAGAAGTTCAAAAGTTGATAGTTTGATGGTAGTTGATAAATTAAATTATCTTTTAGGAACTGTTACAGCAAAGCAAATTCAAAATAAATTAGATAGAAATATACTAGTTGAAGATATAATGAATAATAATTTTATAAAGACAAATCCTGATGACACAATAATTGATATTCTTCAACTTGTAAAAGAAAATAAGATAGCACAAATTCCAGTTGTTAGTGGGAATGGTATGTTAAAAGGAATAATTACAAAAAGTAGTTTAGTTACTACATTAAGTGGACAATTTTTGGATACTGAGGAGGTGCAATAA
- a CDS encoding glycine betaine ABC transporter substrate-binding protein, protein MNELFNYLFGAKAQIITLLFEHIRLTALSVGIAILIGMPLGILISYVKKLNKPVLGVASIVQAIPSMALLGFAIPFLGIGTTPAIVMVVLYSLLPIIKNTTTGINGINTQVVEAAKGIGLTRFQILFKIQIPLALPTIMSGIRISAVTAVGLMTMAAFIGGGGLGYLVFSGIRTVNNYQILAGAIPSCILALLVDGIFAIVEMLVTPINLQKNNNKSSLAKIKIRRFQKGILCATACLLMVIFVFTGVSKKINNKKEITIGSKDFTEQEVLGNILSELIERKTDISVNRKFALGGTQVIFSALQRGDVDMYVSYSGTAYGDILKYSPISDVENVYDTVKKDYKDKFNIEVLKQMNFNNTYTLAVTKGTAEKYNLKTISDIAKVGNKLNATTTLEFLNREDGLLGLTNKYNFNFNNTVGIDGTPRYSALMNNESDVIDAFSTDGLLKKYNLTVLKDDKKFFPPYYAIPVVRSEVLEKYPEIKPLVEEAGSLITNDVMIELNYDVDELKKDPKDVAIEFLQKNKLI, encoded by the coding sequence ATGAACGAATTATTTAATTATTTATTTGGAGCAAAAGCTCAAATAATTACATTATTATTTGAACATATTAGACTTACAGCTTTATCAGTAGGAATAGCTATTCTAATTGGAATGCCATTAGGAATACTTATAAGTTATGTTAAAAAATTAAATAAGCCTGTTCTAGGAGTGGCTAGTATCGTACAAGCTATTCCGAGCATGGCTCTGTTAGGATTTGCAATACCTTTCTTAGGAATAGGCACAACACCTGCAATAGTAATGGTTGTTTTATATTCGCTTTTGCCAATTATAAAGAATACAACCACAGGTATAAATGGAATAAATACTCAAGTGGTAGAGGCTGCAAAAGGTATAGGACTTACTAGATTTCAAATTTTATTTAAAATACAAATTCCGTTAGCATTGCCAACTATTATGTCCGGAATAAGGATTTCAGCGGTTACAGCAGTAGGGCTTATGACAATGGCGGCATTTATTGGAGGGGGAGGACTAGGATATTTGGTCTTTTCCGGAATAAGAACAGTTAATAATTATCAGATTCTGGCAGGAGCAATTCCCTCTTGTATATTAGCCTTATTAGTGGATGGAATATTTGCAATAGTTGAAATGTTAGTTACACCTATTAATTTGCAAAAAAATAACAATAAAAGTAGTCTAGCTAAAATTAAAATTAGAAGATTTCAAAAAGGAATTTTATGTGCTACAGCTTGCTTGTTAATGGTAATATTTGTGTTTACTGGTGTATCAAAAAAGATTAATAATAAAAAAGAAATTACAATAGGTAGTAAGGATTTTACTGAACAAGAAGTACTAGGAAATATATTATCAGAGCTTATTGAAAGAAAAACTGATATTTCTGTAAATCGTAAATTTGCATTGGGAGGTACTCAGGTTATATTTTCAGCATTGCAAAGAGGTGATGTTGATATGTATGTAAGTTATAGTGGAACAGCTTATGGTGATATATTAAAATATTCACCAATATCTGATGTAGAAAATGTTTATGATACAGTGAAAAAAGATTACAAAGATAAATTCAATATAGAAGTATTAAAACAAATGAATTTCAACAATACATATACTTTGGCTGTTACAAAAGGAACTGCTGAAAAATATAATTTAAAAACAATAAGTGACATTGCTAAAGTAGGAAATAAACTCAATGCAACTACAACATTAGAGTTCCTAAATAGAGAAGATGGATTACTTGGATTAACAAATAAATATAACTTTAATTTTAATAATACTGTTGGAATTGATGGAACTCCAAGATATTCAGCTTTAATGAATAATGAAAGTGATGTGATAGATGCATTTTCAACTGATGGATTATTAAAAAAATATAATCTGACTGTTTTAAAGGATGACAAGAAGTTTTTTCCACCATATTATGCGATTCCTGTTGTACGTTCTGAAGTACTAGAAAAATATCCAGAAATAAAACCATTAGTTGAAGAAGCTGGAAGTTTAATAACCAATGATGTAATGATTGAATTGAACTATGATGTTGATGAATTAAAAAAGGATCCCAAAGACGTAGCAATTGAATTTTTACAAAAAAATAAATTAATATAA
- a CDS encoding DUF1540 domain-containing protein translates to MQKINCEVTNCSHNKSGVCYSNRVDIGGINACSESGTCCGSFLNEAHYGDLTSNTNSNSHSHCDCLICKVESCTHNQNTLCDLNSINVCGSSNSQIYYETECGSFEAK, encoded by the coding sequence ATGCAAAAAATTAATTGTGAAGTAACCAATTGCTCACATAACAAAAGTGGTGTCTGCTATTCTAATAGAGTAGATATTGGTGGAATAAATGCTTGTAGTGAAAGTGGAACTTGTTGCGGCTCATTTTTAAATGAAGCTCATTATGGTGATTTAACTTCTAATACTAATTCTAATTCTCATAGTCACTGTGATTGCCTTATTTGTAAAGTTGAAAGTTGCACTCATAATCAAAATACACTTTGCGATTTGAATTCAATAAATGTTTGTGGTTCATCAAATTCTCAAATATATTATGAAACTGAATGTGGAAGTTTTGAGGCTAAATAA
- a CDS encoding NADH peroxidase: MKKFICTVCGYIHEGDTPPEVCPICKVGADKFKEMKDDLNFADEHRIGIPDNLDDEILEGLRANFIGECTEVGMYLAMSRQADREGYPEVGEAYKRIAFEEAEHAAKFAEILGEVVVPSTKSNLSARVEAEYGACEGKKKLATLAKQNNLDAIHDTVHEMCKDEARHGKAFKGLLDRYFK, translated from the coding sequence ATGAAAAAATTTATTTGTACAGTATGTGGTTATATCCATGAAGGTGATACACCACCTGAAGTTTGCCCTATCTGTAAAGTTGGAGCTGACAAATTCAAAGAAATGAAAGATGACTTAAATTTTGCTGATGAACATAGAATTGGTATACCAGACAATCTTGATGATGAAATCCTAGAAGGTTTAAGAGCAAACTTTATTGGCGAATGCACTGAAGTTGGTATGTACTTAGCTATGTCTCGTCAAGCTGACCGTGAAGGTTACCCTGAAGTTGGTGAAGCTTATAAAAGAATTGCATTTGAAGAAGCTGAACATGCAGCTAAATTTGCTGAAATTTTAGGTGAAGTTGTAGTTCCTAGTACAAAATCTAATCTTAGTGCCAGAGTTGAAGCTGAGTACGGTGCTTGCGAAGGCAAGAAGAAGCTTGCTACCTTAGCTAAACAAAATAATTTAGATGCAATTCATGACACAGTTCATGAAATGTGTAAAGATGAGGCTAGACATGGTAAAGCATTTAAAGGTCTGCTAGACCGATACTTTAAATAA
- a CDS encoding nitroreductase family protein, translating into MIEVIKNRRSIRKYMNKEVEEDKLLEILESGRLAPSGSNTQPWQFIVIRPQKNKEKVAKVSHNQKWMTTAPIQIVCVADIRCRIDENIDISLDENSKEEEVKQIIRDTSIAVEHMSLTATELGLGSCWVAWFTQAEFRPVLNIPDDKYVLCVLTIGYPDEVPNPRPRKKLEDIVHYEKW; encoded by the coding sequence ATGATTGAAGTTATAAAAAATCGAAGAAGTATAAGAAAATATATGAATAAAGAAGTAGAAGAAGATAAGTTATTAGAAATACTTGAGAGTGGTAGACTTGCACCATCAGGAAGTAATACTCAACCATGGCAATTTATAGTGATAAGACCACAAAAAAACAAGGAAAAGGTAGCAAAAGTTTCGCACAATCAAAAATGGATGACTACTGCTCCAATACAAATTGTATGTGTAGCAGATATACGATGTAGAATAGATGAAAATATAGATATTTCATTAGATGAAAATAGTAAGGAGGAAGAAGTAAAGCAAATAATTAGAGATACTTCTATAGCTGTGGAACACATGTCGCTTACAGCTACAGAATTAGGACTAGGTAGTTGTTGGGTTGCATGGTTTACTCAAGCTGAATTTAGACCTGTATTAAATATACCTGATGATAAATATGTACTTTGTGTTTTGACTATAGGATATCCTGATGAAGTTCCAAATCCTAGACCAAGAAAAAAACTTGAAGACATAGTGCATTATGAGAAGTGGTAA
- a CDS encoding HAD-IA family hydrolase, protein MKKNFEYILFDLDGTLTDSGEGITKAVQYALKYFGIEVSNLDDLRKFVGPPLKESYKNFYGFDDEKADLGLVKFREYYIEKGIYENKMYSGISEVLEKLQKSNKKIIVATSKPEEHAKIVLNHFKIDKYFDFICGADFKETRVKKGDVIKYALEEAKITDLSKAIMVGDREHDIIGAKENNLKSVGVLYGYGDVVELTQARVDYIAKEPKDLLEILL, encoded by the coding sequence TTGAAAAAGAATTTTGAATATATTTTATTTGATTTAGATGGAACTCTTACAGATTCGGGTGAAGGAATAACTAAAGCTGTTCAGTATGCATTAAAATATTTTGGAATAGAGGTTAGTAATCTTGATGATTTACGCAAATTTGTGGGACCGCCTTTAAAGGAATCTTATAAAAATTTTTATGGATTTGATGATGAAAAAGCAGATCTTGGTCTTGTGAAATTTAGAGAATATTATATTGAAAAAGGTATTTATGAAAATAAGATGTACAGTGGAATATCTGAAGTTTTAGAAAAATTACAAAAAAGTAATAAAAAGATTATAGTTGCAACTTCAAAACCAGAAGAACATGCAAAGATAGTTCTTAATCATTTTAAGATTGATAAATATTTCGATTTTATATGTGGAGCTGATTTTAAAGAAACAAGAGTAAAAAAAGGTGATGTTATAAAATATGCATTAGAAGAAGCTAAAATCACAGATTTATCAAAAGCAATTATGGTTGGGGATCGAGAACATGACATTATTGGAGCAAAGGAAAATAATTTAAAATCTGTGGGCGTATTATATGGATATGGAGATGTAGTTGAGTTAACGCAAGCAAGAGTAGATTATATAGCTAAAGAACCAAAAGATTTATTAGAGATTCTTTTATAA
- a CDS encoding transglutaminase domain-containing protein: MKKIIKGIVVILILMCTGYVQPVFASDQNLDNYIYNHLKNWDTEFEIPYYNDDVIDVVQNIAKKDDYLSRSISQLCYKKEENKATLIVAYRTTKEQEEYIDEELKKVINSIITPNMNDFDKVKTINKYLVDRYEYDYALQSNNVYSALTTGKTTCQGYAMSAYKMLNLAGIENRIVIGTLSGTPHGWNLVKLGGKWYQLDVTNDDAVSIDKYFLKSDDYLKKDGFSWNCSDYPKCDSNYQETLQSNKVNESANNVTSKEDYDLNNNGQTIYTYRSSVDGKWCLVNGFWYFLKNDGDYAIGWKLIDNNWYYLSDNGIMQNGWIYSDSKWYYCYPTTGAMATNTSINGYVVDTNGVWIA; encoded by the coding sequence ATGAAGAAAATTATAAAAGGGATTGTAGTAATATTAATATTAATGTGTACCGGATATGTACAACCTGTATTTGCATCTGATCAGAACTTAGATAATTATATATATAATCATCTAAAAAATTGGGATACAGAATTTGAAATTCCTTATTATAATGATGATGTAATAGATGTTGTACAAAATATTGCTAAAAAAGACGATTATTTAAGTAGATCAATAAGTCAATTATGTTATAAAAAAGAGGAAAATAAGGCGACATTAATTGTAGCTTATAGGACGACAAAAGAGCAAGAAGAATATATTGATGAAGAACTTAAAAAAGTAATAAATTCTATAATTACTCCTAATATGAATGATTTTGATAAAGTTAAAACTATAAATAAATATTTAGTAGACAGATATGAATATGATTATGCACTTCAATCTAATAATGTGTATTCTGCTTTGACAACAGGAAAAACTACATGTCAAGGATATGCGATGAGTGCTTATAAGATGCTTAATTTAGCAGGGATAGAAAATAGAATTGTTATTGGAACTTTAAGTGGAACACCTCATGGCTGGAATTTGGTAAAGCTTGGTGGAAAGTGGTACCAATTAGATGTTACGAATGATGATGCTGTAAGTATAGATAAATACTTTCTTAAGAGTGACGATTATTTAAAAAAAGATGGATTTAGTTGGAATTGCAGTGATTATCCTAAGTGTGATAGTAATTATCAAGAAACTCTACAATCTAATAAAGTAAATGAAAGTGCTAATAATGTAACAAGTAAAGAAGATTATGATTTAAATAACAATGGACAAACAATCTATACATATAGATCATCTGTAGATGGAAAGTGGTGTCTTGTAAATGGGTTTTGGTATTTCTTAAAAAATGACGGGGATTATGCTATAGGGTGGAAACTTATAGATAATAATTGGTACTATCTAAGTGATAATGGAATTATGCAGAACGGCTGGATATATTCTGATAGTAAATGGTATTATTGTTATCCAACGACTGGAGCAATGGCTACTAATACTAGTATTAATGGATATGTAGTTGATACAAATGGAGTTTGGATAGCATAG
- the gshAB gene encoding bifunctional glutamate--cysteine ligase GshA/glutathione synthetase GshB, which translates to MLNKLKKVFTAYELLRGNYGIERESLRVNKDGEISLNSHPTVFGDKIKNPSITTDFSESQIEVITPPFKKVEEVFSFTNALYDIVSMEIGDEYLWPQSMPSIVPEDSKIPIAEYEDDNQGKDARIYREKLIKKYGGKKQLICGIHYNFSFSEEFIEKLYRNEIFKSEFLHNKCIDQDEKDLEYKTFKNNIYLKVSRNYLRYRWLIIYLMGASGIVHESYKCGCKSSVEEIAKSSFTNEGALSYRNSECGYKNKVDLFPSYNSVEEYVESLKKFINDEVINSHKELYSSVRLKPADVKDFSDSLLKDGIKYLEYRSIDINPFEKGGISLEDLYFLQVFNLFLLIDEESDYERWQEDATENQNIISKFGQKSVMLKKDGKSISKEEWALEILQNIKRINNELNLEKEDIIDTMIKKVNNYKLTYAYRIEKIVKEQGYINAHLNLAKKYKENAYNNRFKLEGYEELELSTQILMKEAIKRGISVEVVDKAENFICLKKDDKVEYVKQATKTSKDNYITILIMENKSVTKKILKDNNIIVPNGIEVNSLYEVSNIIKDFVHKPIVIKPKSTNFGTGISIFSEGADEDSIIQAFKIAFKYDNTVLIEEFIKGKEYRFLVTDDKVAGILCRIPANVKGDGKKTIKELVEIKNQDSLRGYHYVTPLEKINLDENAALFLKQQNKDFNYIPKKDEIVYLRENSNISTGGDSIDYTECIPEKFKEIAVKSARAAGAKICGVDMILENYRDENTNYAIIELNFNPAIHIHCYPFKGTERKIGEDVLRVLGFI; encoded by the coding sequence GTGTTAAATAAGCTAAAAAAAGTATTTACTGCTTATGAATTATTAAGGGGTAATTATGGAATAGAAAGGGAATCATTAAGAGTAAATAAAGATGGAGAAATATCATTAAATTCACATCCAACTGTTTTTGGTGATAAAATTAAAAATCCGTCCATAACTACAGACTTTTCTGAAAGTCAAATAGAAGTAATAACACCTCCATTTAAAAAAGTGGAAGAAGTTTTTAGTTTTACAAATGCACTTTATGATATTGTTTCAATGGAAATTGGAGATGAATATTTATGGCCACAATCTATGCCAAGTATAGTACCTGAAGATAGCAAGATTCCAATTGCAGAATATGAAGATGACAATCAAGGAAAAGATGCAAGAATTTATAGAGAAAAGTTAATTAAAAAATATGGTGGAAAAAAGCAGCTTATATGTGGAATACATTATAATTTTTCGTTTAGTGAGGAGTTTATTGAAAAATTATATAGAAATGAAATATTTAAAAGTGAATTTTTACATAATAAATGTATAGATCAAGATGAAAAAGATTTAGAATATAAAACTTTTAAAAATAATATTTATTTAAAAGTTTCAAGAAATTATCTTCGTTATAGATGGCTCATTATATATTTAATGGGGGCTAGTGGTATTGTACATGAAAGCTATAAATGTGGTTGTAAAAGTTCTGTTGAAGAAATTGCAAAAAGTAGTTTTACAAATGAAGGAGCATTATCTTATAGAAATAGTGAGTGCGGATATAAAAATAAAGTAGATTTATTTCCAAGTTATAACTCTGTGGAAGAATATGTTGAAAGTTTAAAAAAATTTATAAATGATGAAGTTATAAATAGTCATAAGGAACTCTATAGTTCTGTAAGATTAAAGCCAGCAGATGTAAAAGATTTTTCAGATTCACTTCTTAAAGATGGAATTAAATATTTAGAATATAGAAGTATTGATATTAATCCTTTTGAAAAGGGTGGTATAAGTTTAGAAGACTTATATTTTCTTCAAGTATTTAATTTATTTTTACTTATTGACGAAGAAAGTGACTATGAAAGATGGCAGGAAGATGCTACAGAAAATCAAAATATAATTTCTAAATTTGGTCAAAAGTCAGTTATGTTAAAGAAAGATGGAAAATCTATTTCAAAGGAAGAATGGGCTTTAGAAATATTGCAAAATATTAAAAGGATAAATAATGAGCTTAATTTAGAAAAAGAAGATATTATAGATACTATGATTAAAAAAGTTAATAACTATAAATTAACTTACGCTTATAGAATAGAAAAGATTGTAAAAGAACAAGGATATATTAATGCTCACTTAAATTTAGCAAAAAAATATAAGGAAAATGCTTATAATAATCGATTTAAGTTAGAAGGATATGAAGAATTAGAATTATCTACACAAATCTTAATGAAGGAAGCAATTAAAAGAGGAATAAGTGTTGAAGTTGTAGACAAAGCAGAAAATTTCATTTGTCTTAAAAAAGATGACAAAGTAGAATACGTGAAACAAGCAACTAAGACTTCAAAGGATAATTATATTACGATCTTAATAATGGAAAATAAGAGTGTTACTAAAAAGATTCTTAAAGATAACAATATTATAGTTCCAAATGGAATAGAAGTTAATTCATTATATGAAGTTTCAAATATAATTAAAGATTTTGTGCATAAGCCAATAGTTATTAAACCAAAATCAACAAATTTTGGGACTGGTATAAGTATATTTTCAGAAGGTGCTGATGAAGATAGTATAATCCAAGCATTTAAAATTGCATTTAAATATGATAACACAGTGCTGATTGAAGAATTTATAAAAGGAAAAGAATATCGTTTTTTAGTTACAGATGATAAGGTCGCAGGTATACTTTGTAGAATTCCTGCTAATGTCAAAGGTGATGGTAAAAAAACTATAAAAGAACTTGTAGAGATTAAAAATCAAGATTCGTTAAGGGGATATCATTATGTAACACCTCTTGAAAAGATAAATTTGGATGAAAATGCAGCATTATTTTTGAAGCAACAAAATAAAGATTTTAATTACATACCTAAGAAAGATGAAATAGTATACCTAAGAGAAAATTCTAATATAAGTACAGGTGGAGACAGTATAGATTATACAGAGTGCATTCCAGAAAAATTTAAGGAAATTGCAGTTAAATCAGCTAGGGCAGCTGGAGCTAAGATTTGTGGTGTTGATATGATATTAGAAAATTATCGTGATGAAAATACTAACTATGCAATAATTGAACTTAACTTTAATCCAGCTATTCATATTCATTGCTATCCTTTTAAGGGGACTGAAAGAAAAATTGGTGAAGATGTATTAAGAGTTTTAGGTTTTATTTAA
- a CDS encoding tetratricopeptide repeat protein, translating to MSGVLVYMDKIVESYQEADINFENMELKKLKKYALRGNLRAQNTIGDRYYIGDGVEKNYEEAFRWYKKAADEGYNVAQYNLGDMYYCGFGIEKNYIKAIELFKKAANKGNIEAACNLGCMYEEGDGTKTDYEEAIKWYVKASEQDDFYAQYNLGNMYMYGKGVAQNYQKAFQLHEKSAKQGYMKAQNTLGYLYEEGKGTLRSYENALKWYEEAAYQEYPYAEYNLGGMYYTGKGVEQNLRIAYAWYERSAEHGLEKAQKALSEKF from the coding sequence TTGAGTGGTGTTTTAGTATACATGGACAAGATCGTGGAAAGTTACCAAGAAGCAGATATTAACTTTGAAAATATGGAATTAAAGAAATTAAAGAAATATGCATTAAGAGGAAATTTAAGGGCTCAAAATACTATAGGTGATAGATACTATATTGGAGATGGCGTAGAAAAAAATTATGAAGAAGCTTTTAGATGGTATAAAAAAGCTGCAGATGAAGGATATAATGTTGCACAATATAATTTAGGTGATATGTATTATTGTGGTTTTGGTATTGAAAAAAACTATATAAAGGCTATTGAATTGTTTAAAAAAGCAGCCAATAAGGGAAATATAGAAGCAGCATGTAATTTAGGTTGTATGTATGAAGAAGGCGATGGAACGAAAACGGATTATGAAGAGGCTATTAAATGGTATGTGAAAGCATCAGAACAAGACGATTTTTATGCTCAATATAATCTTGGAAATATGTACATGTATGGTAAGGGTGTAGCTCAAAACTATCAAAAGGCATTTCAATTGCATGAAAAAAGTGCAAAACAGGGATATATGAAAGCACAAAATACTTTAGGATATTTATATGAAGAAGGTAAAGGAACACTTAGAAGTTATGAAAATGCATTAAAGTGGTATGAAGAAGCAGCATATCAAGAGTATCCATATGCAGAATATAATTTAGGTGGAATGTATTATACAGGAAAAGGTGTAGAACAAAATTTACGAATAGCATATGCTTGGTATGAAAGGTCAGCAGAGCATGGTCTTGAAAAAGCCCAAAAAGCATTAAGTGAGAAGTTTTAG
- a CDS encoding glycosyl hydrolase family 8: protein MVITFYNHLLINYYSQTNLNSSLLSFYNDWKFRYLRSIKGSYPLKEYLLYTLDQPTANNAITTSEAMGYGMIIFPIMSKFDPTAKVHFTALYNYMKSYPSIYNNNLMAWQQIKDSNGNIVNSEPEPSSATDGDMTISYGLILAYKLWGENDTINYKAEAIKRINTLMNSCVNKNDYILTLGDWVKAIPYNNFKYVTRSSDFMSYYIRKFIEFDINNSTEWKLVLKRFHSIISKQMRRESKYNGLMPDFFIKHNDEYIAPTFKVLESIHDGDYYYNSCRIPWRYSMDILLNKVPVTLQLHTLNNWIKRETLSNPKNIKSGYYIANGFPGEPFGHTDDLSFIAPFLISSLIEKGNDNWTISLWETLLNKPITKCTFYENTLKLISMIVATGGY, encoded by the coding sequence GTGGTGATTACATTTTATAATCATTTATTAATTAATTATTATTCACAAACTAACTTAAATTCATCGCTTTTATCTTTTTATAATGATTGGAAATTTCGTTATTTAAGATCTATAAAAGGCTCTTATCCATTAAAAGAATATCTGCTTTATACTCTAGATCAGCCTACAGCTAATAATGCAATTACTACTTCAGAAGCAATGGGCTATGGAATGATAATATTTCCTATTATGAGTAAATTTGATCCTACAGCTAAAGTACATTTTACCGCATTATATAATTATATGAAATCTTATCCAAGCATTTATAATAATAATCTAATGGCATGGCAACAGATTAAAGATTCTAATGGCAATATTGTTAATAGTGAGCCTGAGCCATCTTCTGCAACTGATGGAGATATGACCATTAGTTACGGGTTAATTCTTGCTTATAAACTTTGGGGAGAAAATGATACTATTAATTATAAAGCTGAAGCAATTAAAAGAATTAATACTTTAATGAATAGTTGCGTAAACAAAAATGATTATATTTTAACTTTAGGAGATTGGGTTAAAGCAATACCGTATAATAATTTCAAATATGTTACTAGAAGCTCGGACTTTATGAGTTATTATATACGAAAATTTATTGAATTTGATATCAATAATAGTACTGAGTGGAAGTTAGTACTAAAAAGATTTCATTCTATTATTTCGAAACAAATGAGAAGAGAAAGTAAGTATAATGGTTTGATGCCTGATTTTTTTATAAAACATAACGATGAATATATTGCTCCAACTTTTAAAGTTCTTGAAAGCATTCATGATGGTGATTATTATTATAATAGCTGCAGAATTCCATGGCGTTATTCTATGGATATTCTTTTAAATAAAGTTCCAGTAACATTACAACTTCATACTTTAAATAATTGGATAAAAAGAGAAACTTTATCTAATCCTAAAAACATAAAATCTGGCTATTATATAGCAAATGGTTTTCCTGGAGAACCATTTGGTCATACTGATGATTTATCGTTTATAGCTCCATTTTTAATCAGCTCTCTAATTGAAAAAGGAAACGATAATTGGACTATTTCACTTTGGGAAACTCTATTAAATAAACCAATAACTAAATGTACTTTCTATGAAAATACTCTTAAACTTATATCAATGATAGTTGCCACAGGAGGTTATTAA